Proteins from a genomic interval of Chitinophagales bacterium:
- a CDS encoding T9SS type A sorting domain-containing protein — MKLIQSYLSVFPLFIYCLFYSSVPISAQKIIWEENFGSVNEDRAYSIVPSPDEGYVFAGHSFNASTKNDFYIGKVDDNGFLQWEYTYGGSGEDIAQEIIPIVDGGYILAGSTASSDGDVTDTNNGNEDMWLVKVDANGIKQWDKTYGGSSIDRLQSISSTLDGGYILVGYSYSMDGDITDGNNGSADFCILKIDDTGNIQWNKTYGGLRQDFANSVVSTADGNFIVGGTTRSVDFDLADNFADTDGDMWVMKIDQNGNKIWDETYGGSNIDWLQDMTVTLDGNYVLAGYSSSADRDLTSNYGQEDIWVVTIDDLGTILWEKNYGGNNRDQAKSIYSTNDGGYILSGNTNSTSNDVENNHGNMDVWLLKINRNGVVVWNKNFGSTGSDIGHSVLQTSDGDYVVAGRSQFNDVDVSGNNGDYDAWIFKVSEPITDIESIDLTDITLSQNHPNPSNQLTTIRFAHIFDNMELVIVDIWGKRVFQEYIPIGLESISINTSKLDAGLYFYQLQTPQQQVLEKQKMLVIH, encoded by the coding sequence GTGAAACTCATTCAATCTTACCTAAGCGTATTTCCGTTATTTATTTACTGTTTATTCTACTCTTCTGTTCCTATATCTGCCCAAAAAATTATTTGGGAAGAGAATTTTGGAAGTGTAAATGAAGATAGAGCCTATTCAATTGTTCCTTCCCCTGATGAAGGATATGTTTTTGCAGGACATTCCTTTAATGCTAGCACAAAAAATGATTTTTACATTGGCAAAGTAGATGACAACGGATTTCTCCAATGGGAATATACCTATGGAGGAAGCGGTGAAGACATTGCTCAAGAGATAATCCCAATAGTTGATGGCGGGTATATCCTAGCAGGTTCTACTGCTTCTAGTGATGGAGATGTGACAGATACCAACAATGGCAACGAGGATATGTGGCTGGTGAAAGTGGATGCCAATGGAATCAAACAGTGGGACAAAACCTATGGAGGGTCAAGTATAGACCGCCTTCAATCCATATCCTCTACCCTCGACGGAGGATATATTTTAGTTGGATATTCCTACTCAATGGATGGAGACATCACTGATGGAAACAATGGCAGTGCTGATTTTTGCATTCTCAAAATAGACGATACTGGTAATATCCAATGGAATAAAACTTATGGTGGTTTGAGGCAAGATTTTGCAAACTCGGTTGTATCGACTGCTGACGGCAATTTTATTGTTGGAGGAACAACACGATCTGTCGACTTTGACTTAGCTGATAATTTTGCAGATACGGACGGAGATATGTGGGTCATGAAGATAGACCAAAATGGAAATAAAATCTGGGATGAAACCTATGGAGGTAGTAACATTGATTGGCTTCAAGATATGACAGTCACCCTTGATGGGAATTATGTATTGGCAGGTTATTCCAGTTCAGCAGACAGAGATTTGACCTCCAATTACGGTCAAGAAGATATATGGGTTGTCACCATAGATGATTTGGGAACTATTCTATGGGAAAAAAATTACGGTGGAAACAATAGAGATCAAGCAAAATCTATTTATTCAACCAATGATGGCGGCTATATTCTGTCGGGCAATACCAACTCTACAAGCAATGATGTTGAAAATAATCATGGCAATATGGATGTATGGTTGTTGAAAATAAATAGAAATGGTGTTGTTGTTTGGAACAAAAATTTTGGCAGTACAGGTTCCGACATAGGTCATTCCGTACTGCAAACTTCTGACGGAGATTATGTGGTAGCAGGACGCTCTCAATTCAATGATGTTGATGTGAGCGGAAACAATGGTGATTATGATGCATGGATTTTTAAAGTAAGCGAACCCATCACAGATATCGAGTCTATTGATTTAACAGATATTACTCTATCTCAAAACCATCCCAACCCAAGCAATCAACTAACGACTATTAGATTTGCCCATATCTTCGACAACATGGAATTAGTAATCGTGGATATTTGGGGTAAAAGAGTATTCCAAGAATACATTCCGATAGGTTTAGAAAGTATTTCTATCAATACTTCCAAATTAGACGCAGGGCTATATTTCTACCAACTACAAACGCCCCAACAACAGGTCTTAGAAAAACAGAAAATGCTGGTTATACACTAA